In the genome of Pseudomonas protegens, one region contains:
- a CDS encoding purine-cytosine permease family protein has translation MAALSQANQTGQTPANVALPSEARMGRLSLTMAWWAVCSAMFYIVVGASLALSYGTRNALIGMLLSVLSYGLVNSVLSRFAMRSGLSVALFSRLLFGSTGACLATLIFFSTAIYYAVFEGSVIAVALHHLYPQLLYPLAALLVVLYSVPLILGSVQHWLDKLNGVLLPVYLGGLLFAVGLSISRYGYQPQWVDFGPANPGNTGWWDCFVAYMGVWILMLFTFDYARFGKPEDAGYHGRWNFGMPFYAVTFLLNGAAGIYLVSSIPHEGALNEVSVVMAILQLMGLWGLLFVWATQTRINTANYYLATLNMQAFFGRFGLRGSYLMWALAVGIIVYGLMLADVFAYLLKALAYQGIFVVAWVGVALAQILLGRTDVAAIDRVAAFNPVGLTAWFGGTALGLMLMGAGGGLASFSAPLTGVLAFALQAGLASRLHSRLPAAG, from the coding sequence ATGGCAGCTTTATCGCAAGCGAATCAAACCGGGCAGACCCCGGCCAACGTGGCCCTTCCCAGCGAGGCCCGCATGGGCCGACTGTCCCTGACCATGGCCTGGTGGGCGGTGTGCAGCGCGATGTTCTACATCGTCGTCGGCGCCTCCCTGGCCTTGTCCTACGGCACCCGCAATGCCTTGATCGGCATGCTCCTGTCGGTGCTCAGCTATGGCCTGGTGAACAGCGTGCTCAGCCGCTTCGCCATGCGCAGCGGGCTCTCGGTGGCGCTGTTCTCGCGGTTGCTGTTCGGCAGCACCGGGGCTTGCCTGGCGACCCTGATCTTTTTCTCCACGGCCATCTACTACGCAGTGTTCGAAGGTTCGGTGATCGCCGTGGCGCTCCATCACCTGTACCCGCAATTGCTGTACCCGCTGGCGGCCTTACTGGTGGTGCTGTACAGCGTGCCGCTGATCCTGGGCAGCGTGCAGCACTGGCTGGACAAGCTCAACGGCGTGCTGCTGCCGGTGTACCTGGGGGGCTTGCTGTTCGCCGTGGGCCTGTCCATCAGCCGTTATGGCTACCAGCCGCAATGGGTGGATTTCGGCCCGGCCAATCCCGGCAATACCGGCTGGTGGGATTGCTTCGTGGCCTACATGGGGGTGTGGATCCTGATGCTGTTCACCTTCGACTACGCGCGTTTCGGCAAGCCCGAGGACGCCGGCTACCACGGTCGCTGGAACTTCGGCATGCCGTTCTACGCGGTGACCTTTCTGCTCAACGGTGCTGCGGGGATCTACCTGGTGAGCAGCATTCCCCATGAGGGCGCGCTCAATGAAGTCTCGGTGGTGATGGCGATCCTGCAGTTGATGGGGCTCTGGGGGCTGTTGTTCGTCTGGGCCACGCAAACCCGGATCAACACCGCCAACTACTACCTGGCGACCCTGAACATGCAGGCGTTCTTCGGCCGCTTCGGCCTGCGGGGTTCCTACCTGATGTGGGCGCTGGCGGTGGGGATCATCGTCTACGGCCTGATGCTGGCGGATGTGTTCGCCTACCTGCTCAAGGCCCTGGCCTATCAGGGGATCTTCGTGGTGGCCTGGGTCGGCGTGGCCTTGGCGCAGATCCTGCTGGGGCGTACCGATGTGGCGGCGATTGATCGTGTGGCGGCCTTCAACCCGGTGGGGCTGACGGCCTGGTTCGGCGGTACGGCACTGGGCCTGATGCTGATGGGGGCGGGGGGCGGCCTGGCGAGTTTCTCGGCGCCGCTGACCGGGGTCCTGGCGTTTGCCTTGCAGGCCGGGCTCGCCAGTCGCTTGCACAGCCGCCTGCCCGCCGCCGGCTGA
- a CDS encoding 5-oxoprolinase subunit PxpA, translating to MQAVDFNSDMGESFGPWTIGDGVDNELMGFISSANIATGFHAGDPSTMRRTIEQAKRRGVAIGAHPGFRDLVGFGRRHINAPAQELVDDMLYQLGALRELARVQGVKLQHIKPHGALYMHLARDEEAARLLVENLRQLEPELLLYCMPNSVIWQVARELGQPVIREFYADRDYDLSGSIVFTRQVRALDPAAVAAKVLRACQTGLVRTVEGEDLSIEFDSICLHSDTPGALDLVEATRTALDQAGIEVRAPR from the coding sequence ATGCAGGCAGTGGATTTCAATTCGGACATGGGCGAGAGCTTCGGCCCCTGGACCATCGGCGATGGCGTCGACAACGAGCTGATGGGTTTTATCAGTTCGGCCAATATCGCCACCGGCTTTCACGCCGGCGACCCCAGCACCATGCGCCGCACCATCGAGCAGGCCAAGCGCCGGGGCGTGGCCATCGGTGCGCACCCGGGGTTTCGCGATCTGGTGGGTTTCGGGCGCCGGCATATCAATGCCCCGGCCCAGGAACTGGTGGACGACATGCTCTATCAGCTCGGCGCCCTGCGTGAGCTGGCCCGGGTACAAGGCGTGAAGCTGCAACACATCAAGCCCCACGGCGCGCTCTACATGCATTTGGCCAGGGACGAGGAAGCGGCGCGGCTGTTGGTGGAAAACCTGCGCCAGCTGGAGCCCGAGCTGCTGCTGTATTGCATGCCCAACTCGGTGATCTGGCAGGTGGCCCGGGAGCTGGGCCAGCCAGTGATCCGCGAGTTCTACGCCGACCGCGACTACGACCTCAGCGGTTCCATCGTCTTCACCCGTCAGGTACGCGCCCTGGACCCGGCCGCGGTGGCGGCCAAGGTGCTGCGCGCCTGCCAGACCGGCCTGGTGCGCACCGTCGAAGGCGAGGACTTGAGCATCGAATTCGACTCCATCTGCCTGCACAGCGACACCCCCGGCGCCCTGGATCTGGTGGAGGCCACCCGCACGGCGCTGGATCAGGCCGGCATCGAGGTGCGCGCACCGCGCTGA
- a CDS encoding 5-oxoprolinase subunit B family protein has product MSQPIRYSFGADEHLFAEVSDSMSLEAFFKGMAVTRAVQRLELDGVLDVCLANASFQIRFDPDRIAPHTLLEAVQQAEAGAVAERSLHTRIIEIPVLYNDPWTHETLMRFRDRHQDPSATDLEYAARINGLADVEAFIAAHSGAPWFVSMVGFVAGLPFMFQMVERERQLQVPKYLRPRTDTPKLTLGHGGCFGCIYSVRGAGGYQMFGVTPAPIYDPQQQLAYLKQHMVFFRPGDIVQFKPIDRETYDLAVVEVEAGRFDLRIREVEFSLDAFLADPVGYPKSLQEVLA; this is encoded by the coding sequence ATGAGCCAGCCGATCCGCTACAGCTTTGGTGCCGACGAGCACCTGTTCGCCGAAGTCAGCGACAGCATGTCCCTGGAGGCCTTCTTCAAGGGCATGGCGGTGACCCGCGCGGTGCAGCGCCTGGAATTGGACGGGGTGCTGGATGTGTGCCTGGCCAACGCCTCGTTCCAGATCCGCTTCGACCCGGACCGCATCGCCCCGCACACCCTGCTGGAGGCGGTGCAGCAGGCCGAGGCCGGGGCGGTGGCCGAGCGCAGCCTGCACACCCGGATCATCGAGATCCCGGTGCTCTACAACGACCCTTGGACCCATGAAACCCTGATGCGCTTTCGTGACCGGCACCAGGACCCCAGCGCCACGGACCTGGAGTACGCGGCGCGGATCAACGGTCTGGCGGACGTCGAGGCGTTCATTGCCGCCCACAGCGGCGCGCCCTGGTTCGTCTCCATGGTGGGCTTCGTCGCCGGGTTGCCGTTCATGTTCCAGATGGTCGAACGTGAACGGCAACTGCAGGTGCCCAAGTACCTGCGGCCACGCACCGATACGCCGAAACTGACCCTGGGTCATGGCGGCTGTTTCGGCTGCATCTACTCGGTACGCGGCGCCGGCGGCTACCAGATGTTCGGCGTTACTCCGGCGCCGATCTACGACCCGCAGCAGCAACTGGCTTACCTCAAGCAGCACATGGTGTTCTTCCGGCCTGGGGATATCGTGCAGTTCAAGCCCATCGACCGTGAGACCTATGACCTGGCGGTGGTCGAGGTCGAGGCCGGGCGCTTCGATCTGCGCATCCGCGAGGTGGAGTTTTCCCTGGATGCCTTTCTCGCCGACCCGGTCGGCTATCCCAAATCGCTGCAGGAGGTGCTGGCATGA
- a CDS encoding paraquat-inducible protein A, whose protein sequence is MTIPRNWIICEHCDSLYESVPLRKGQAAQCSRCGALLARARHLSVQQLFALSISAGLLFVFANLFPVIKISLEGLSNEATLWQSVEALAQGRISLIAAITGLTIILAPCLQIILLCWVLGFANVGRAAPGFKACMRALEHLRPWSMLEVCLLGILVAIVKLAGMLDVHPGMGLWALAMLTVLIILISGKDIRYLWDDLEGRY, encoded by the coding sequence ATGACTATTCCCCGCAACTGGATCATCTGCGAGCACTGCGATTCGCTGTACGAGTCCGTGCCGCTCCGCAAGGGCCAGGCCGCCCAGTGTTCGCGCTGTGGCGCGCTGCTGGCCCGCGCCCGCCACCTGAGCGTGCAGCAGCTGTTCGCCCTGTCGATCAGCGCCGGGTTGCTGTTCGTCTTCGCCAATCTGTTTCCGGTGATCAAGATCAGCCTCGAAGGCCTGAGCAACGAGGCGACCCTCTGGCAATCGGTGGAGGCCCTGGCCCAGGGCCGCATCAGCCTGATCGCGGCGATCACCGGCCTGACCATCATTCTCGCGCCGTGCCTGCAGATCATCCTGCTGTGCTGGGTGCTGGGCTTTGCCAACGTCGGCCGCGCGGCGCCGGGCTTCAAGGCCTGCATGCGCGCCCTGGAACACCTGCGCCCCTGGAGCATGCTCGAGGTGTGCCTGCTGGGCATCCTGGTGGCCATCGTCAAGCTGGCGGGCATGCTCGATGTGCACCCGGGGATGGGCCTGTGGGCCCTGGCGATGCTCACGGTGCTGATCATCCTGATTTCCGGCAAGGACATCCGCTACCTCTGGGATGACCTGGAGGGCCGCTACTGA
- a CDS encoding multidrug/biocide efflux PACE transporter yields the protein MSLPKSLTERIFQAVAFELLAVSICTPLLSWIMDKPMADMGLVTLAIGLLALGWNVLFNGLFDRLLKRLGLEHNGRTRVLHALLFEGGLVAFCVPLIAWWLDISLLQAFLLDIGVLLFFLPYTCLYHWAYDVLRDKWLQTRLVH from the coding sequence ATGAGCCTGCCTAAATCCCTGACCGAACGTATTTTCCAGGCGGTAGCCTTCGAGCTGCTGGCGGTGTCGATCTGTACTCCGCTGCTGTCCTGGATCATGGACAAACCCATGGCCGACATGGGCCTGGTGACCCTCGCCATCGGCCTTCTGGCCCTGGGCTGGAACGTGCTGTTCAACGGTCTGTTCGATCGTTTGCTCAAGCGTCTGGGCCTTGAGCACAACGGCAGGACCCGGGTCCTGCATGCCTTGCTGTTCGAAGGCGGGCTGGTGGCGTTCTGTGTGCCGCTGATTGCCTGGTGGCTGGATATCAGCCTGCTGCAGGCCTTCCTCCTGGACATCGGCGTGTTGTTGTTCTTCCTGCCCTACACCTGCCTCTACCACTGGGCCTACGACGTGCTGCGGGACAAGTGGCTGCAAACGCGTCTGGTCCATTGA
- a CDS encoding biotin-dependent carboxyltransferase family protein yields MIKVIKPGLATSVQDLGREGFYHLGIPPSGALDQYALSAANQLVGNPAGAAGLECTLLGPELAFSADALVAVCGAHMTPKLDGVDMHLDTAFAVKAGQVLRFDFPKAGARAYLAVAGGIDVPLVLGSRSTYALGALGGFQGRRLAAGDELPVGVASGKGRPGASLPMALRQSLGGEITLRVVPGLYYERLSEAAKASFFAEPWTVGSEADRIGYRFKGGSALSFQPREQPFGAGSDPSNIVDSCYPIGSIQVPAGLEPIVLHRDAVSGGGYAMIGTVISADLDLIGQMQPNQKARFVAVTLEEALEARRSYKKKLSCLSKLFPS; encoded by the coding sequence ATGATCAAGGTCATCAAACCGGGCCTGGCCACATCGGTGCAGGATCTGGGTCGCGAAGGTTTCTATCACCTGGGGATTCCGCCGTCCGGGGCCCTGGACCAGTACGCCCTGAGCGCGGCCAACCAGCTGGTGGGCAACCCGGCAGGCGCGGCCGGGCTGGAATGCACCTTGCTCGGGCCGGAGCTTGCGTTCAGCGCCGACGCCCTGGTGGCGGTCTGCGGCGCCCACATGACCCCCAAGCTCGATGGCGTGGACATGCACCTGGACACCGCCTTTGCGGTCAAGGCCGGGCAAGTGCTGCGTTTCGACTTTCCCAAGGCCGGGGCCCGGGCCTATCTGGCGGTGGCCGGTGGCATCGATGTGCCGCTGGTGCTGGGCAGTCGTTCGACCTATGCCCTGGGCGCCCTCGGTGGTTTCCAGGGCCGGCGTCTGGCGGCCGGAGATGAACTGCCGGTGGGCGTCGCCAGCGGCAAGGGCCGACCCGGTGCCAGCCTGCCCATGGCGCTGCGCCAATCCCTGGGCGGCGAAATCACCTTGCGGGTGGTGCCGGGCCTGTACTACGAACGCTTGAGCGAGGCGGCCAAGGCCAGCTTCTTCGCCGAACCCTGGACCGTGGGTTCGGAGGCGGACCGCATCGGCTATCGCTTCAAGGGTGGCAGCGCCTTGAGCTTCCAGCCCCGGGAGCAGCCGTTCGGTGCTGGTTCCGACCCTTCGAACATCGTCGACAGTTGCTACCCGATTGGCTCGATCCAGGTGCCGGCGGGGCTGGAACCCATCGTCCTGCACCGGGACGCGGTGTCCGGTGGCGGCTACGCCATGATCGGCACGGTGATCAGCGCCGACCTTGACCTGATCGGCCAGATGCAGCCCAACCAGAAGGCCCGCTTTGTCGCGGTGACCCTCGAAGAAGCGCTGGAGGCTCGGCGCTCCTACAAGAAAAAGCTCAGCTGTCTGAGCAAACTGTTTCCTTCCTGA
- a CDS encoding acetyl-CoA carboxylase, which translates to MAEHSVITPLPGTFYRKATPESAPFVEVGDRVSADTVIGLIEVMKQFSELTAGSAGQVSAFLVEDGDPVEPGQVVATLEE; encoded by the coding sequence ATGGCCGAACACAGTGTTATCACCCCCTTGCCGGGCACCTTCTATCGCAAGGCCACCCCCGAGTCGGCGCCTTTCGTCGAGGTCGGCGACCGCGTCAGCGCCGATACCGTGATCGGCCTGATCGAAGTCATGAAGCAGTTTTCCGAACTGACCGCCGGGAGCGCGGGCCAAGTCAGCGCCTTTTTGGTGGAAGACGGTGATCCGGTGGAACCGGGTCAGGTCGTCGCGACGCTCGAAGAGTGA
- a CDS encoding LysR family transcriptional regulator, which yields MSLTLRQVRYFVATAEIGQISQAAIHLNISQSAVTTAIKELEAMLAVQLFVRSAQGMNLTDAGRHFLNRAYVILRSVEDALNSPLPDYRASGVLHLAASYTVIGYFLPHHLQRLEHWHPDVTIELHEQERQAIEQGLLEGRFDMAVVLTANLTHPDIVSQTLFNSERRLWLPAHHPLCERTSISLADVAQEPFILLTVDEAEQSAMRYWEQAGQQPNVRVRTSSVEAVRSMVANGSGVAILSDLVHRPWSLEGKRIETLSLSDAVTPMSVGLAWHRERAFTPAMQALRAYFHDAFLAPQQLSARR from the coding sequence ATGTCGTTGACCTTGCGCCAGGTGCGCTATTTCGTGGCCACGGCCGAGATCGGGCAGATCTCCCAGGCGGCGATTCACTTGAATATCTCGCAGTCGGCGGTGACCACCGCGATCAAGGAACTGGAGGCCATGCTCGCGGTGCAGTTGTTTGTGCGCTCGGCCCAGGGCATGAACCTGACCGATGCCGGGCGGCACTTTCTCAACCGCGCCTACGTGATTCTGCGCAGCGTCGAGGATGCGCTGAACAGCCCGTTGCCGGACTACCGGGCCAGCGGTGTGCTGCACCTGGCGGCCAGCTACACGGTGATCGGCTACTTCCTGCCGCACCACCTGCAACGCCTGGAGCACTGGCACCCGGACGTCACCATCGAGCTGCATGAACAGGAACGCCAGGCCATCGAACAAGGCTTGCTGGAAGGCCGCTTCGACATGGCGGTGGTGCTCACCGCCAACCTGACCCACCCGGACATCGTCTCGCAGACCCTGTTCAACTCCGAGCGCCGGCTGTGGCTGCCGGCCCACCATCCGCTGTGCGAGCGCACCAGCATCAGCCTGGCGGACGTGGCCCAGGAGCCGTTCATCCTGCTCACCGTCGACGAGGCCGAACAGAGCGCCATGCGCTATTGGGAACAGGCCGGCCAGCAGCCCAACGTGCGGGTGCGCACCAGCTCGGTGGAGGCGGTGCGCAGCATGGTGGCCAACGGCAGCGGCGTGGCGATTCTTTCGGACCTGGTGCACCGGCCCTGGTCCCTGGAGGGCAAGCGCATCGAGACCCTGAGCCTGAGCGACGCGGTGACGCCGATGAGCGTGGGGCTGGCCTGGCACCGCGAACGGGCCTTCACCCCGGCGATGCAGGCCTTGCGTGCCTACTTCCACGACGCCTTCCTCGCGCCCCAGCAACTCAGCGCCCGGCGCTGA
- a CDS encoding intermembrane transport protein PqiB, with the protein MSEHPGSNAANPRPAPGAPALRTRRFNVSLVWLVPIVAALVGLSMVVHKSLSAGPEITISFQTAEGLEANKTQVKYKNVVIGKVTAIALSDDRKKVLAKVELDQSAEPFTADDSMFWVVRPRIGANGVSGVDTLLSGAFIGADAGKSEKRKDSFKGLETPPPITYGQKGKRFTLHTDDLGSLDIGSPVYYRRIEVGQVVSYQLANGGKGVDVKIFVNAPNDKYVTTDTRFWNASGVDVTLGANGLKVNTESVSSILAGGIAFVEPKYSPNAKPAEENAEYTLFGDQDTALAPPDGAPYYIRMRFDQALRGLSINAPVEFLGVNIGKVVSMDLDYDEQRKYFPTLVGAVIYPERLGKAHEKLVKQTGGEDDARSAQLIGAFVKNGLRAQPRSGNLLTGQLYISLDFVANAKPVAYDATARPLEIPTIPGSMDKLQEQLQAVVDKISKLPIDSIAANLNGSLVEMQKTLKQVNGEVLPQMRDTLEQSKKTLASANESFSEDSPQRQKLSQAMEEVQRTARSVRVLSDFLGRHPEALIRGRLKDNQPDAYQSPSSSVRESVPEAQP; encoded by the coding sequence ATGTCTGAGCATCCAGGTTCCAACGCAGCAAATCCCCGGCCCGCGCCTGGTGCTCCGGCGCTGCGCACGCGGCGTTTCAATGTCTCGCTGGTGTGGCTGGTGCCGATCGTCGCGGCCCTGGTGGGGTTGTCGATGGTGGTGCACAAGTCGCTGTCGGCGGGGCCGGAAATCACCATCAGCTTCCAGACCGCCGAAGGCCTGGAGGCCAACAAGACCCAGGTCAAGTACAAGAACGTGGTGATCGGCAAGGTGACCGCCATCGCCTTGAGCGACGACCGCAAGAAGGTGCTGGCCAAGGTCGAGCTGGATCAGTCCGCCGAACCCTTCACCGCCGACGACTCGATGTTCTGGGTGGTGCGTCCGCGGATCGGCGCCAACGGCGTTTCCGGGGTCGACACCTTGCTCTCCGGGGCCTTTATCGGCGCCGACGCCGGCAAGTCGGAAAAGCGCAAGGACAGCTTCAAGGGCCTGGAAACCCCGCCGCCGATCACCTACGGGCAAAAGGGCAAGCGCTTCACCCTGCACACCGATGACCTGGGTTCGCTGGATATCGGTTCGCCGGTCTACTACCGGCGCATCGAAGTGGGGCAGGTGGTGTCCTACCAGTTGGCCAACGGCGGCAAGGGCGTGGACGTGAAGATCTTCGTCAACGCGCCCAACGACAAGTACGTCACCACCGACACCCGCTTCTGGAACGCCAGCGGCGTCGACGTGACCCTCGGCGCCAATGGCCTGAAGGTCAACACCGAGTCGGTGTCGTCGATCCTCGCCGGCGGCATTGCCTTCGTCGAGCCCAAGTACAGCCCCAATGCCAAGCCGGCCGAGGAGAACGCCGAGTACACCCTGTTCGGCGACCAGGACACCGCCCTGGCGCCGCCGGACGGCGCGCCCTATTACATCCGCATGCGCTTCGACCAGGCCCTGCGCGGGCTGTCGATCAATGCACCGGTGGAGTTCCTCGGGGTGAACATCGGCAAGGTGGTGTCGATGGACCTGGACTACGACGAACAGCGCAAGTATTTCCCGACCCTGGTCGGCGCGGTGATCTATCCCGAGCGCCTGGGCAAGGCCCACGAAAAGCTGGTGAAGCAGACCGGCGGCGAAGACGATGCGCGCTCGGCCCAGCTGATCGGCGCCTTCGTCAAGAACGGCCTGCGGGCCCAGCCCCGCAGCGGCAACCTGCTGACCGGCCAGCTGTACATCTCCCTGGACTTTGTCGCCAACGCCAAGCCGGTGGCCTATGACGCTACGGCGCGGCCGCTGGAAATCCCCACCATCCCCGGCAGCATGGACAAGTTGCAGGAACAACTGCAGGCCGTGGTGGACAAGATCAGCAAGCTGCCGATCGACTCGATTGCCGCCAACCTCAATGGCAGCCTGGTGGAGATGCAGAAGACCCTGAAGCAGGTCAACGGCGAGGTGCTGCCGCAGATGCGCGACACCCTGGAGCAATCGAAGAAGACCCTGGCCAGCGCCAACGAGAGCTTCTCCGAGGACTCGCCACAGCGCCAGAAACTCAGCCAGGCCATGGAAGAAGTGCAGCGTACCGCGCGTTCGGTGCGGGTCCTCAGCGACTTCCTCGGGCGTCATCCGGAAGCGCTGATCCGCGGGCGCCTCAAAGACAACCAACCGGATGCCTACCAGTCGCCATCCTCCTCTGTTCGCGAATCCGTACCGGAAGCCCAGCCATGA
- a CDS encoding paraquat-inducible protein A — MSAPPYARDYQLMLCHTCGQVCQDFEHRCPRCDSVVHARKPNSLARTWAFLLASLIFYIPANLLPVMHTSIFGSASENTIMSGVVEFWKHGSWDIALLIFIASVVVPCSKFLVLGTLLVTCQRRSLWARRERAKLYRFIELIGYWSMLDVLVVALVAALVQFRALSSIDPRMGILFFGLVVVLTMLAAMSFDPRLIWDAEVEDV, encoded by the coding sequence ATGAGTGCGCCGCCCTACGCCCGCGACTATCAACTGATGCTGTGCCACACCTGCGGCCAGGTCTGCCAGGACTTCGAGCACCGCTGCCCGCGCTGCGATAGCGTGGTGCATGCGCGCAAGCCCAACAGCCTGGCGCGCACCTGGGCCTTTCTCCTGGCCAGCCTGATCTTCTACATCCCGGCCAATCTGCTGCCGGTGATGCACACCAGCATCTTTGGCAGCGCCAGTGAAAACACCATCATGAGCGGCGTGGTGGAGTTCTGGAAACACGGCTCCTGGGACATCGCCCTGCTGATCTTCATTGCCAGCGTGGTGGTGCCCTGCAGCAAGTTCTTGGTCCTCGGCACCCTGCTGGTGACCTGCCAGCGCCGCAGCCTCTGGGCCCGGCGCGAGCGGGCCAAGCTGTACCGCTTTATCGAGTTGATCGGCTACTGGTCGATGCTCGACGTACTGGTGGTAGCCCTGGTGGCGGCGCTGGTGCAGTTCCGTGCCCTGAGCTCGATCGATCCGCGCATGGGCATTCTGTTTTTTGGTTTGGTGGTGGTGCTGACGATGTTGGCCGCCATGAGTTTCGATCCCCGGCTTATCTGGGACGCAGAGGTTGAAGATGTCTGA
- a CDS encoding acetyl-CoA carboxylase biotin carboxylase subunit, producing the protein MTQAINKLLVANRGEIAVRIIRAAKALGIPTVAACSEADADSMAARLADEVQIIGPARADKSYLNVQALLGALQASGANAVHPGYGFLSENAGFAEAVVAAGAIFVGPSAETIRRMGDKAEARRTAQAAGVPVVPGSPGELFDLEAALKAAESVGFPLLIKASAGGGGRGIRLAQDAAQLAEEFPRAQREAQTAFGNGALYLERFIGRARHIEVQVLGDGQHAVHLFERECSLQRRRQKIFEEAPSPVLSAAQREQLCSSAVRLTQALGYQGAGTLEYLYDDSTGEFFFIEMNTRIQVEHPISELITGIDLVQAMLRIAGGEPLGLRQSDIQLNGAALQMRLNAEDPARDFFPSPGRVEQLIWPQGPGVRVDSHLYPGYAVPPYYDSLLAKLIVHGADRDEALARARLVVEQTTLTGMASTLSLHRELLAEPWLQQADFHTGTLETWLAARRAGGVA; encoded by the coding sequence ATGACTCAAGCAATCAACAAGTTGCTGGTGGCCAACCGCGGCGAGATCGCCGTGCGCATCATCCGTGCGGCGAAAGCCCTGGGGATTCCCACCGTTGCCGCCTGCAGTGAGGCGGATGCCGACTCCATGGCTGCACGTTTGGCCGATGAAGTGCAGATCATCGGCCCGGCGCGGGCCGACAAGAGCTACCTGAACGTCCAGGCCCTGCTCGGTGCCTTGCAGGCCAGCGGTGCCAACGCGGTACATCCGGGCTATGGCTTTCTTTCCGAGAACGCCGGTTTTGCCGAGGCGGTGGTCGCGGCCGGGGCGATTTTCGTCGGTCCCAGCGCCGAAACCATTCGCCGCATGGGCGACAAGGCTGAAGCCCGGCGCACGGCGCAGGCGGCCGGGGTGCCGGTGGTTCCGGGTTCTCCAGGTGAACTCTTCGATTTGGAGGCCGCGCTCAAGGCCGCTGAAAGCGTGGGCTTTCCGCTGCTGATCAAGGCCAGTGCCGGTGGCGGCGGGCGCGGGATCCGCCTGGCTCAGGACGCGGCGCAATTGGCCGAGGAATTCCCTCGGGCGCAGCGCGAAGCCCAGACCGCTTTCGGCAATGGTGCGCTGTACCTGGAGCGTTTCATCGGCCGTGCCCGGCATATCGAAGTCCAGGTACTGGGTGATGGCCAGCACGCGGTGCACCTGTTCGAGCGCGAGTGCTCGTTGCAGCGGCGGCGGCAGAAAATCTTCGAAGAAGCGCCGTCGCCGGTGCTCAGCGCCGCGCAGCGCGAGCAGTTGTGCAGCAGCGCGGTGCGTCTGACCCAAGCTCTGGGCTATCAGGGCGCTGGCACCCTGGAATACCTGTATGACGACAGCACCGGCGAGTTCTTCTTTATCGAGATGAACACGCGGATCCAGGTCGAGCACCCGATCAGCGAGCTGATCACCGGCATCGATCTGGTCCAGGCCATGTTGCGCATTGCCGGGGGCGAGCCCCTGGGGTTGCGCCAGAGTGATATCCAGCTCAATGGCGCGGCCTTGCAGATGCGCCTGAACGCCGAAGACCCGGCGCGGGATTTCTTCCCCAGCCCGGGCCGGGTCGAGCAACTGATCTGGCCGCAAGGGCCGGGAGTGCGGGTCGATAGCCACCTGTACCCGGGCTATGCTGTGCCGCCTTACTACGACTCGCTGCTGGCCAAGCTGATCGTGCACGGAGCTGATCGCGACGAGGCCCTGGCCCGGGCAAGGCTGGTCGTGGAGCAGACCACCCTGACCGGCATGGCCAGTACCTTGTCGCTGCACCGTGAACTGCTGGCCGAACCCTGGTTGCAGCAGGCCGATTTTCACACGGGAACCCTGGAAACCTGGCTGGCCGCGCGCCGCGCCGGAGGTGTCGCATGA
- a CDS encoding membrane integrity-associated transporter subunit PqiC, whose product MKTRALLLCLTLGLAACSSAPTRYYTLMPPVAEGSAAARTGDLQFEMSTVRIPVQVDQPQLVVRQDSGSLAILETQRWSAPLVDEFHDALASQMEHKLGTRNLEGLPKQPGRPLLSLQTDVRRFESLPGRYALIDVVWSLRLRGEGGPARNLTCSSQIRQPAGVELSSLVQAHQQAIALLAGQIAGAARSWTCP is encoded by the coding sequence ATGAAAACCCGTGCCCTGTTGCTCTGCCTGACCCTGGGGCTGGCCGCCTGCAGTTCGGCGCCCACCCGTTACTACACCCTGATGCCGCCCGTGGCCGAAGGCAGCGCTGCGGCGCGCACTGGCGACCTGCAGTTCGAGATGTCCACGGTGCGCATTCCGGTGCAGGTGGATCAGCCGCAACTGGTGGTACGCCAGGACAGCGGCAGCCTGGCGATCCTCGAAACCCAACGCTGGAGCGCGCCGCTGGTGGACGAATTCCACGATGCCCTGGCCAGCCAGATGGAGCACAAGCTCGGCACCCGCAACCTTGAAGGCTTGCCCAAGCAGCCCGGGCGTCCGCTGCTGTCGTTGCAGACCGATGTGCGGCGTTTCGAATCGCTTCCCGGGCGCTATGCGCTGATCGACGTGGTCTGGAGCCTGCGCCTGCGGGGCGAGGGCGGTCCGGCCCGCAACCTGACCTGCAGCAGCCAGATCCGCCAGCCGGCGGGTGTTGAACTGAGCAGCCTGGTCCAGGCCCACCAGCAGGCCATCGCCCTGCTGGCCGGGCAGATTGCTGGCGCGGCGCGTAGCTGGACCTGCCCCTGA